Proteins encoded in a region of the Gulosibacter sediminis genome:
- the nusG gene encoding transcription termination/antitermination protein NusG — MADETQLPEQNETELDAVNEAPESQDAPVEAETDAVETDADTEATDGAEATDETDAPAVSDEAAPADAEPAAEGEPAEGDDEAEVDPYAEFKLELRMKPGKWYVIHTYAGFERKVRDNLQQRVENKKRSDSSEGADDIYEVQVPMEDVVEMKNGQRKMVTRVRIPGYVLVRMHLTEDSWSLVRQTPGVTGFVGNAHDPVPLRFKEVFEMLKSIVELPDVKDVKGEAKAGTATGGKQPITEVEFENGETVTIKEGSFEGLTGSISEINAAAGKLIVLVSLFGRETPVELSFDEVAKL; from the coding sequence GTGGCTGACGAAACCCAGCTTCCCGAGCAGAACGAGACCGAGCTCGACGCCGTGAACGAGGCTCCCGAGAGCCAGGACGCTCCCGTCGAGGCCGAGACTGACGCCGTCGAGACCGACGCCGACACCGAGGCAACTGACGGCGCCGAGGCGACCGACGAGACCGACGCTCCCGCCGTATCCGACGAGGCTGCGCCGGCCGACGCCGAGCCCGCCGCGGAAGGCGAGCCCGCCGAGGGCGACGACGAGGCCGAGGTTGACCCCTACGCCGAGTTCAAGCTCGAACTGCGCATGAAGCCCGGCAAGTGGTACGTCATCCACACCTACGCCGGCTTCGAACGCAAGGTGCGCGACAACCTCCAGCAGCGCGTCGAGAACAAGAAGCGCTCGGACTCGTCCGAGGGCGCCGACGACATCTATGAGGTGCAGGTGCCTATGGAAGACGTCGTCGAGATGAAGAACGGCCAGCGCAAGATGGTCACGCGCGTGCGCATCCCCGGCTACGTGCTCGTGCGCATGCACCTCACCGAGGACAGCTGGTCGCTCGTGCGCCAGACCCCGGGCGTCACCGGTTTCGTCGGCAACGCGCACGATCCGGTGCCGCTGCGGTTCAAGGAGGTCTTCGAGATGCTCAAGAGCATCGTCGAGCTGCCCGACGTCAAGGATGTCAAGGGCGAGGCCAAGGCCGGCACCGCTACGGGTGGCAAGCAGCCGATCACCGAGGTCGAGTTCGAGAACGGCGAGACCGTCACGATCAAGGAGGGCTCGTTCGAGGGCCTCACCGGCTCGATCAGTGAGATCAACGCCGCGGCGGGCAAGCTCATCGTGCTCGTCTCGCTCTTCGGTCGCGAGACTCCCGTCGAGCTCTCGTTCGACGAGGTCGCGAAGCTCTAA
- the secE gene encoding preprotein translocase subunit SecE — protein MATGTSDDERDDDLTNSTESTGDEADALDETLDAEAADESAASEADEDTDNEADADAEDDDADDSDADEDDSDDAKSDAKKDAAVAASGKGKKAKRGEKTSAKGAAVEASKKPSKKNDKKDAGEKRGLRKFFSEVVIELKKVVTPTRQELWRYVGVVIAFLIIMMLLVMLFDWIFGFASSWVFGNGQSLFPEEWFQGGDPTQTPLPTETVLPTESVAPTATATP, from the coding sequence GTGGCCACAGGCACGTCTGATGACGAGCGTGACGACGACCTCACCAACAGCACCGAATCAACCGGTGACGAGGCCGACGCTTTGGACGAGACGCTTGATGCGGAGGCGGCCGACGAGTCGGCTGCGAGCGAAGCTGACGAAGACACCGACAACGAGGCTGACGCCGACGCGGAGGACGACGACGCTGACGACAGCGACGCTGACGAGGATGACTCGGACGATGCGAAGTCTGACGCCAAGAAGGATGCTGCGGTAGCGGCATCCGGCAAGGGCAAGAAGGCGAAGCGTGGCGAAAAGACCTCGGCCAAGGGCGCCGCTGTTGAGGCCTCGAAGAAGCCGAGCAAGAAGAACGACAAGAAGGACGCCGGCGAGAAGCGCGGCCTTCGCAAGTTCTTCAGCGAGGTCGTCATCGAACTGAAGAAGGTCGTCACCCCGACCCGCCAGGAACTCTGGCGCTACGTCGGCGTCGTGATCGCGTTCCTCATCATCATGATGCTGCTCGTGATGCTCTTCGACTGGATCTTCGGCTTCGCCTCTTCGTGGGTGTTTGGCAACGGCCAGTCGTTGTTCCCCGAGGAGTGGTTCCAGGGCGGCGATCCGACCCAGACACCGCTGCCCACCGAGACCGTCCTGCCGACCGAGTCGGTTGCCCCGACCGCGACGGCGACCCCGTAA
- a CDS encoding DUF2087 domain-containing protein, translated as MTHQWRNVIALFVNEQTRQVAGRLLLDETVHPDSLELSPSRTRHVVSAIVNSGIAELTSDGALTLIPSVFPQLLAEGRRETQTGVQRFLVDGRIDVYPATPSERGALLRWVRDQVIATDEALSEPEMNERLSQFHDDVAVLRR; from the coding sequence ATGACTCACCAGTGGCGCAATGTCATCGCGCTCTTTGTCAACGAACAAACACGTCAGGTCGCCGGCCGGCTGCTGCTCGACGAAACGGTCCACCCAGACTCCCTTGAGCTGTCGCCGTCACGCACCCGTCACGTCGTGAGTGCGATCGTGAACTCGGGCATCGCCGAGTTGACGAGCGACGGCGCGCTGACGCTGATCCCCTCGGTGTTTCCCCAGCTCCTCGCGGAAGGCAGGCGCGAGACTCAAACTGGAGTTCAACGGTTTCTCGTCGACGGCCGAATCGATGTTTACCCGGCAACTCCGAGCGAGCGGGGCGCGCTCCTCCGCTGGGTTCGCGATCAAGTCATCGCCACCGACGAAGCGCTCTCTGAGCCCGAGATGAACGAGCGATTGTCCCAGTTCCACGACGACGTGGCGGTGCTCCGCAGGTAG
- a CDS encoding pyridoxal phosphate-dependent aminotransferase, protein MTESRLSSRVSAIAPSATLKVDNKAKALKAEGRPVISYAAGEPDFATPQHVIDAAVEAVKDPKNHKYTANVGLPELRDAIVEKTARDSGLTVPASRVLVTNGGKQAVFETIQAIIGDGDDVLLPTPAWTTYPEVIKFAGGNTIEVFAGADQGYKVTVEQLEAARTPNTKAMLFVSPSNPTGAVYSPDETRAIGEWALEHGVWVIADEIYQNLVYDGVKATSIVEAVPALAEQAVLVNGVAKSFAMTGWRVGWMVGPEDLIKGAANLQSHLTSNVNNVAQRAALAALTGPSEPIEEFRLAFDRRRKLMVDELSKVNGFTVPTPQGAFYVYADVSGVLGKEYDGVRLETSLDLADFLLDRAEVAAVPGEAFGPSGYLRFSYALGDDALVEGVRRIQALFN, encoded by the coding sequence ATGACTGAATCGCGTCTTTCGTCCCGCGTCTCCGCCATTGCCCCTTCGGCCACGCTGAAGGTCGACAACAAGGCCAAGGCCCTCAAGGCCGAGGGCCGCCCGGTGATTTCATACGCCGCCGGCGAGCCCGACTTCGCAACGCCGCAGCACGTCATCGACGCCGCTGTCGAGGCAGTGAAGGATCCCAAGAACCACAAGTACACGGCCAACGTCGGTCTGCCCGAGCTGCGCGACGCGATCGTCGAGAAGACCGCGCGCGACTCGGGCCTCACCGTGCCCGCGAGCCGCGTGCTCGTTACGAACGGCGGCAAGCAGGCCGTGTTCGAGACGATCCAGGCGATCATCGGCGACGGCGACGATGTGCTGCTGCCGACCCCGGCGTGGACCACCTACCCCGAGGTCATCAAGTTCGCCGGCGGCAATACCATCGAGGTCTTCGCCGGCGCCGACCAGGGCTACAAGGTCACCGTCGAGCAGCTCGAGGCCGCGCGGACGCCCAACACGAAGGCGATGCTCTTCGTTTCGCCGTCGAACCCGACCGGCGCCGTCTACTCGCCCGACGAGACCCGTGCCATCGGTGAGTGGGCGCTCGAGCACGGCGTGTGGGTCATCGCCGACGAGATCTACCAGAACCTCGTCTACGACGGCGTGAAGGCCACCTCGATCGTCGAGGCCGTGCCCGCGCTCGCCGAGCAGGCCGTGCTCGTCAACGGTGTCGCGAAGTCGTTCGCGATGACCGGCTGGCGTGTGGGCTGGATGGTCGGCCCCGAGGATCTCATCAAGGGCGCCGCGAACCTGCAGTCACACCTCACGAGCAACGTGAACAACGTCGCGCAGCGCGCCGCGCTCGCCGCCCTCACCGGCCCGAGCGAGCCGATCGAGGAGTTCCGCCTCGCCTTCGACCGCCGCCGCAAGCTCATGGTCGACGAGCTCAGCAAGGTCAACGGCTTCACCGTGCCGACGCCGCAGGGCGCGTTCTACGTCTACGCCGACGTGTCGGGCGTGCTCGGCAAGGAGTACGACGGCGTTCGCCTCGAGACCTCGCTCGACCTCGCCGACTTCCTGCTCGATCGGGCCGAGGTCGCGGCCGTCCCCGGCGAGGCCTTCGGCCCCTCGGGTTACCTGCGCTTCAGCTACGCGCTCGGCGACGACGCACTCGTCGAGGGCGTGCGCCGCATCCAGGCGCTCTTCAACTAA